From the genome of Geminicoccaceae bacterium:
GAATTTTGTCAACATGCCGAGGATAGTCGGGCGAGCCGAGGCCGGAGCAGGGACTTGCGCAAAATCATAGCCGCTTTTGGACTTCTGGCAGCTTTCGCTGCGGCGGTACTTGTGGCTCTTCCGATCCTGATCGATCAGGAGGCTGTTCAGCGCAAGTTGCGCGAGCAGGTAGCGGAGATCAGTGGCCAGCGGCTGACCATAAACGGACAGTTCGGCGTGAAGCTGTTGCCGAGCCCGTCGATCACGATCAGCAAGGCAACGATCAGGAACATCGATGTCGACGGTCTGGGACCGCAGGGGGATGTCGATCGTATCGACCTGCAGGTCGACCTGCCGGGCTTGCTCGCCGGCAAGCCCGTGATCCGCGAGATGCGATTGATTCGTCCCGCGATACGGGTCGTGGTCGACGGCAGGGACGTGGCAGGCTGGCTCAACCTGCCACTCAGGGAGTATGTCGACCCTGTGTTCGAGCGGCTGAGCGTGGTCAACGCTCGTGTCGATCTGGTGTCTGCGGATGGCCGGCAACAGCGCGTCGATGCGCTGGAAGGTCAATTCGCCATCGATGCGCAGAGCGGCCGCCGGAAGGTCGAACTCGCGGGCATGCTGGCGGGGCGATCGGTCGTTCTGGACATGGACATGAGCGAGCCCCACGCCGGACGCAGGTCGAGCATCGATATCGCGTTGCAGGCGGATGACAGCCAACTGATCCTGCGCGGCCAGGTACAGGCCGGAGAGAGATTGCCGCTTTTCGCCGGGGAATTCGAGGGAACGCCGCGACTTCTCGTCGATCTGGCGACATTCTTCACCACCAGACCTGCGTGGATGCCTCCGGTCGATCCCGCAACGACTTTTTCCGGACATCTCCAGGTTGCCACTGACTATCTCAAGGTTGAACGCGGGATCGTCCGGCACGGCAATCAGGAGGTCATGGTCGATCTGTCCGCGGCTCTGCGGGGACGTCCCGAGGTCCAGGCAGCGGTGACGATCGACGATCTGGAGCTTGGGTACGACATCGATCCCGTCTCGTTCGTACCCCTTCTGTTCAGCTCCAGACTGGCAGCCGCACTGCCCGTCGACCTGTCAGCAATGCTGAGAGTGGACATTGGCCGTCTGGGACTGGCCGGCGAAGATCTGCGGCGAATAGACGGGCAGATTTCACTCGACGGCGGGGGAGCAGGGCGGATCAACGCATTCAACGCGATCCTGCCGGGCAGTGGCGAGTTGTCACTGGAGGGCGATTTGCGAGTCGCTGCCCATGGCCTGGAGCTCGATGGCCATCTGCGGATGGCAAGCGAGGACGTGCCGGGGCTTCGCGACATGTTGGGGCTGGGGCTGGCCGGGCTGCGTCACGATGCGATCACCGGCATGAATCTCGATTCGAATATCGGTATGGGTCCGCACCGGTTCGAGCTTCGCGACATGAAGCTGCGGCTTGATGGCACGAAGGTCGAAGGAGGGCTGGCTCTGGTTGATGGGGCGCAACCGCAAGTTGCAGCGAAGCTGCGGGTCGATCGGCTGGATCTCGACATGCTGGCCGTATCGGGCGGAGATGGCAATCCACTTGAAAGCGATGATGAAGCGGGGTGGGGGGATCGCTTGTCCCACCTGAGGCAATGGCTTGCCGGTTTCGATCATGCGCTCGACCTGATCGTCGATCGCGCCAGTCTGGGCCCGTTGCGGCTGCAGGGGCTCAGCCTGAAAAGCCGGATGCGCGATGGCGAAATGGTGATCGAGGAACTGGCGATCGGCGATGCGCTCGATGCCACGGCGCGGTTCGCAGGGGTGATGGACCTCGATCTGTCCGTCATGGATCTTGAAGGTTCGGTTGACATATCGTCTCCGGCCCGCGTCCTTCGCGAACTGGGTTACGAGGCACCATTGGTCATGTCACTGCTGGGACCCGTGCGGGTCGAGACGGGGCTGGAGGGCGCGGCTAGTTCGTCCAGATTGACGGTGAAACTGGACGGAGGGGACCTTAAAGGTGACCTGAGTGCTGCAGGAACGCCGGACGCGTTTGATCTCCACGGTTCCCTGGCGGCTGACGGCAGCGGCG
Proteins encoded in this window:
- a CDS encoding AsmA family protein, translated to MRKIIAAFGLLAAFAAAVLVALPILIDQEAVQRKLREQVAEISGQRLTINGQFGVKLLPSPSITISKATIRNIDVDGLGPQGDVDRIDLQVDLPGLLAGKPVIREMRLIRPAIRVVVDGRDVAGWLNLPLREYVDPVFERLSVVNARVDLVSADGRQQRVDALEGQFAIDAQSGRRKVELAGMLAGRSVVLDMDMSEPHAGRRSSIDIALQADDSQLILRGQVQAGERLPLFAGEFEGTPRLLVDLATFFTTRPAWMPPVDPATTFSGHLQVATDYLKVERGIVRHGNQEVMVDLSAALRGRPEVQAAVTIDDLELGYDIDPVSFVPLLFSSRLAAALPVDLSAMLRVDIGRLGLAGEDLRRIDGQISLDGGGAGRINAFNAILPGSGELSLEGDLRVAAHGLELDGHLRMASEDVPGLRDMLGLGLAGLRHDAITGMNLDSNIGMGPHRFELRDMKLRLDGTKVEGGLALVDGAQPQVAAKLRVDRLDLDMLAVSGGDGNPLESDDEAGWGDRLSHLRQWLAGFDHALDLIVDRASLGPLRLQGLSLKSRMRDGEMVIEELAIGDALDATARFAGVMDLDLSVMDLEGSVDISSPARVLRELGYEAPLVMSLLGPVRVETGLEGAASSSRLTVKLDGGDLKGDLSAAGTPDAFDLHGSLAADGSGDLVRRLAALVLDAPLSGSEARVDIDWNGRKADRPSGTARLKFGQVQVDASLAVDDSDSASGQVVARNVTPSMGSPLYDGLSLLLGLEPGPVARWVGAWPKRSWHWTWPFSRHVTVDLEALDGDGAPIVQGRMTMGADAIGFTPMRMEIGNGSLTLDSRYKQTGLDLNVELDGVEVATVLDWLGIGDGLSGRMDMALDMRAVGENLWRLLSTLAGEGHFEISGGSMMLPGGVVERQAFDAIEGDLGVEHGILEVRHGRIVHDAPATGDQPGVGGPGQIPFEARLDLPAWMLDALLAGTAPVHVIGPPGRLAIRP